A stretch of DNA from Manihot esculenta cultivar AM560-2 chromosome 7, M.esculenta_v8, whole genome shotgun sequence:
GCAACTAAACAAAATCTCCCACTAGCTGAAGGAATCTCAAGGGCTTGAACATGTGCAACTGCGACATCTCGAACATCAATCGACCTATAATACGCAGCAGAGTATGTTTTTGCTCCTGCACGCCAAGTATTCGACAGATTGTATCAGaagaaactaaaaaaaatcTGATCGGCTAGATCATTTCCTAGATAAACATGCTTATAATCCAAAATGGTTGTGGAAGAATACCGTTTACAAGGTTGAGAATCATCTCCACTGATTCATTGAGAGTTGGTTGTAAGAGAGGACCAATCACATATCCTGGATTTAATGTAACCAAATCAATTGAATTCTCCTTTGCAAATTTCCAAGCTGCCTCCTCTGCTAGGGTTTTTGCGAGCAGATACCAATACTGGAAAGAAATGAAATTATGATATTCAAATTGCAGATAGATTTTATGTACCAAGAAAAGCAGTAAGAAAATTAGCAAATAAACAAACCTTCAATGTCCTGCAAAATTCAGGATTTGAATACCAAGTTTCATCAACCACCATATCAGGAGTCATAGGCTTTCCACTAAATACCATTGTTGCCAGAGAAGATGTTATAATCACTCTCTTGATAGACTGGACTTTTGTGCATGATTTAAGAACATTAAGAGTTCCTTTCACTGCTGGATCAATTATTTCTGTCTGAAATGCATAAAAGACAATGGAAAAAATTGAACTTTTCCAATAATTAGAGGACTGAAATAGAACTTTAATAACTTTTGAGTATTAATTTATGAATAAGATTTAAGGAGATAAAATGGATGAGAAAAGAACCTGTGGATGAGTAACAGAAAATGTTACAGGTGAAGCTGTATGAAAAACTGCTTCACATCCATCAACTACAGCATCAAAAGATCTTTCTTCTAGTAAATTTGCTTTGAACAGATGAAGCCTTTCCTTTGCTCCATCAAGTGCGACCAAATGATCTGTTTTCTTTGGATCATCTATATAACATTTAATAAATTCATTCAGACTTGTCTCcaacaatttattttataaaaaaataatttaaataaatttttataaaataatgcaTAAAACTAAtttcaagttaaaaaaatttagaattttcaCGGTAAATAAgggaattgataaaaaaaaaatttcagagttttttttaaatttatcatgaTTTTTCTTTAGAGTTCGGACACTTGATTGACCCACTTACTTCTATTTTGTCAGTATTAATTACTACAGTTGGCATTTTGGTTCTTTTTTATAATGACAAGTATATGTCTCATGATCAAGACTATTTGAGATTTTTTACTTATATGAGTTTTTTCACTACTTCAATGTTGGGATTAGTTACTAGTTCTAATTTGatacaaatttatattttttgggAATTGGTTGGAGTGTAAACATCTAgtcggtttgattcaaaattaaactgaattaaataaattaaaaattaaaattttagtgtttataaaaattgaatcaaattgattttgattagaaattaaattgaaccgaaccgaactgattcgattcaatttgaatttttaatataatttaatatttttatattattaaaaataatatattattattattaatcgattaaatttaatttatttaattttattttaattaaaattaaatcaaattaaaataaataaaagttttaaaatttaaaaattaaattaaattaaaataaataaaaaattaaattaaatttataaattacctTAATTGGAtcaaatttttcaatttaaattaaatatcaccGCCTCCCGTCTATCATTATCATTGTCTTAAACGAcgagaaaaattaaagaaagaagATTCGAAAAAGGAGCGATGCATATGTACTGACTTGGGTCTGAACAGTTGCTTTTATGATATAACCCTTTTGGAGTAAAAGCTTAACCAGCCATGAAGTTATGTAGCCAGAGGCTCCTGTGACACACACCACCATCTTTCTTTCTCCATTAATCATCATCTTCTCTCTGCTTCTCTCCATCATGAGTTGCTCTTCCATGGCGACTCCTAATAACAAATGCAAGAAGATGAGCTCACGTAGATTACATTTTCTCCAtatatgtttatttaatttatagagAATGGAGGCTTCTGCACAcccataaattattattataaaatgttaATGACCCCGtgtctaatttaaaaaataaataaataatttagcaGACAATTaagtctttatttttttaaataataataataatttaacattATTGTTCTTTCTTTTGCCGACAATTTCTTTTTTTGGAAATTTTATTCCGTGTCTTTACGGCTCACCTTATTTGAATAATTTCTCACAAATTTGATTTCATactattatttgattttatgcTTTTCAATTTATCTAGttattttcaaagaaaaaatataaaaaaatcatttaattttacttatatttattttaaaatatataatttaatttatattaaaataatatatatatatatatatattatcatattaataaataaatgtaattttttaatattattaaaaaatgacaacataacaaataaaatataattattaattaaaaaaatataaaaaatataatgtaattttatttatttttattttaaaatttataatttaatttatattaaaataatattttgtgatataaattttatatcaatatttttgatggtgtataaattttataagtattttttaaattctcaggtaaaataagataaaaaattgaaaattttaaaagtatttattattctatatttttgaaaagaaacaataaatattgtgttatattaattatgtatttttttgcCGTTTTCCTTTCGTCTTTTCTCTAAATTtctttttgatataaattataatttactccAACCgaaaaaatcaaattcaaactatttttaaaatttttattttatcctgtcatataatatattttattattacccCACTtgcaataattaaataataaataatttttatttaaattaaatttatataaatttatcataaataaatataattattatatataaatttttctataatgatTTTAGAAATTggaattgattaaattaaagcAATCATGAGAAATTCAGTtcatttggtgattttttttaatgattttagaagcgtcttctttctagtttgaggttattaaaattcaaatagtcttttttttttttaaatttgagattATTAAAGATTTAAATAACTTATAATAACAGAATTTTACTTAATGTGGTAAGACGATTTtccataattatataaaattgaaaataccATAACCATGAAGCTTCTCTGATGTGACTTTAGATGATTGAGTCTTTGGGGTCTGCTGGTAGATTTATGCTTTATAAATTGTTAGTAGCCATGATTACTGTGTTTTTCTGCGGATATGGGATGGATCGTTTTATGATTGCTTGCGGTCTTAATGGTCAGTCTCCTTCCTTCAATTGTCATTTTCTATGCAATTTGCGTTGCACTAATCCcccatttattttattatttttaatatataaaaatattataaaaattgataaaaaaactaaaaaaaatatttaaaattataatattattctgttattaaatatatataaagaatactgaattaaataattaattaaaaaaatagataaataaataaattaattaatatggatggttaaaattataaaaatttaatttaatttttatacataatCACAAATTTACACATATTTTGTCTTTATCCTAAAttgacaatttatttttatttttaattttaaattactaaaaagctccataaaaattttaaatcataatCTCAATCAAATCACTCACGaaaatttctaaatataaaGAGAGAATGTCAAATCGACACgcgtaaaatatttttttagagttTTGACATTATCACTTCATTAGTACTTGGTGTGGGCAAAAGAAAACGATAGAGAGAAGAAGATAAAGAGAAAAGGCGTGTTTTCTTCGAATGTCTATTGTTTGTTCTAGTTTTCTTttgttgcttttaatttttttctttgttttgagTGAACATTGAGCTTTTGGTTGGTCTTCTCTTATCCACCATGTAGAGAAACAACTTGTATGTAAGGTTTTTGTTGGTTGTTTAGTTGTTGTCGAATCTTTTGGTTAGCCTTCACCGTGGCTGGGCGATTTTAGTTGTGTTTGGTgttcttgttttctttttacATGTCCCTGAATTTCTGGATGAGGAACGTTGATAAACTTAAAACTGCACCGCCATATTCAATGATCCACGCTCCCACATACTATTAAAAGACTTAAACTCTGATGTGTCTCTTTCTAATTATTCATAGATGTGTTTTTTTGTGCTATAAGTCTTTTATGTGTTTGATCTATTTTGATTGCATGACTGCTTTGTCTTTATTGGACTACTCTTTCCACTATTATCGACAGTTTTAGCCTAGTTTCTTGTGTGTCGAGTGTTGGACTAGCTTTTCGATGTAACAGTGGTGTGTTGTATGATTTAGCTTGAATTTGATTGGTTATACTTCGGGTTGGATTGATTTGCTCTTTAGGtttaattgaattgatttgaATTCTGAGTTATGAATAGGACTTTTAATTTCCTTCAAACTCTTTTATAAATTTGTTCATTGTACCATGATAAATACACGTGGTAGATTTATTGTTAGTTTTATGCGAAAATTCtagagaattttaatttttcactatatataataaaatatagtttattttatatttaataaaattataatttaactatttttttattcattataaaaaaaataaaatattatcttatcttataataacaaaaataaatactaaaatttaattattgatttataacaacagattaaatatataaattaataatttttctgcTGTTTTTTTAAACCTATTTTTACAGCGTCATTGATAAAATTTCTTTCATAAAAACTCTCTTTGGTTAAACGTACAAGTTCAATCCAATTGCGTTTAACATGAAAATCCTTTGTCTTCACTACCTTTATTATAGGAATCATCAAAAGATGGAGCAGGGAAAAAGGAACAAATTGGAATCCAATTCTAGACGTGAGGAAGTGGTAATACATCTAAATAAAAGAGGTTCAAGGGGCCCGTTACCCAAAGAAAGGGTGGCCATCAACAATCAAGCATCTCACTCTTTAAAGGAAGCTTAAATTATACATCCACTTTCGACATCATCAACTATACCCTTAGACTTCAAATGCAATTTGTTGTCTTATAAATATTAGTCATTTGTTGTCACCATCTTCTTGTTGTCTTATAAATATTAGTCATTTGTTTTCCCCATCTTCTTCTTCACAGCAACATTTCATCCTTTTACAATCAAATCAAAACACCCAAAATGGCCGACGAAGTTCTCTATAACGTTGTCGGAGATATCATTACCAAGCTGGGTTATCTAGCCCTTGATGAGATCAGATTGTGGTGGGGCGTCAAAGGTGAGCTTAAGAAACTTGAGGCCA
This window harbors:
- the LOC110618675 gene encoding phenylacetaldehyde reductase; translation: MEEQLMMERSREKMMINGERKMVVCVTGASGYITSWLVKLLLQKGYIIKATVQTQVNDPKKTDHLVALDGAKERLHLFKANLLEERSFDAVVDGCEAVFHTASPVTFSVTHPQTEIIDPAVKGTLNVLKSCTKVQSIKRVIITSSLATMVFSGKPMTPDMVVDETWYSNPEFCRTLKYWYLLAKTLAEEAAWKFAKENSIDLVTLNPGYVIGPLLQPTLNESVEMILNLVNGAKTYSAAYYRSIDVRDVAVAHVQALEIPSASGRFCLVANTLHFSELLKIIHQLYPTLRLPEECDGDDMALPQYIVSQEKAKTLGLSFIPLELTLRDTFESLKAKGFLSI